A genomic window from Pecten maximus chromosome 6, xPecMax1.1, whole genome shotgun sequence includes:
- the LOC117328901 gene encoding uncharacterized protein LOC117328901 isoform X1 codes for MRIFHCRSKYDVPNFNNRISSSIMIVNYLASFVGLYCLWHGNVHVTAHSPTCTWKGNYWSLLPNGEGQCAPCSACPAGQYIRAHCTKRTDTRCVRCQHGYFSLGGFKKKCSKCRKPICQPGYRYIRCKRHRNAECVPCKNNHFYVESTGQCKRCQKCPPGHYVSRLCGIRNDTVCKPCPEGTYIESSGLHLYCSACSFCRLGEQTISACKTDYNTRCGSCSPGYFRLQSSYECAKCSVCYREYPGYTMEVDECRKEELDNDTICMPVAYPPYGYSNDDEYDYELAMPGGITASRMHVFDGELIAVCILVGVIIVLLIAIIVFVVVFHKRKSKREQVNETKKSLIMTVFEKVSVWITESNDLKSTMYRANSEPSIFKPAQVKSKRNSYPTDFSVDKDPESGRVTSITNKNNEQDDFDMMSVSHDDLPSAKPKEMGSCKSCMDMTDNTVATTREGFNCASTIQLVYSIDHYDNNDSQEVSITHSGTLHLQNTNHSRMRNITMIDTGYHSATTSGGILPEKDTYPIFTDQKSESEHRSGDGGISSYQSDDALLQSELSAEKDGVSTLFSITADINVQASSSLTTTTCNYASLTCQPCYNPIELESESCGASMIYLRDANNKEIELMKLTANPKSTFHDRAVLHRSNRDSILDERGQRRKCHSDPLESASKGKCTVHSPAHAMRQSTDPTLYYSESQMDSYLRRCSCADRLI; via the exons GTGACAGCACATTCACCGACTTGTACATGGAAAGGTAACTACTGGTCACTGCTTCCGAACGGAGAGGGTCAATGTGCACCGTGCTCTGCATGTCCAGCCGGACAATATATACGTGCTCATTGTACAAAGAGAACTGACACAAGATGTGTGCGATGCCAACACGGTTACTTTTCACTTGGAGGCTTCAAAAAGAAATGTAGCAAATGTCGCAAACCAATTTGTCAGCCAGGCTATAGATATATAAGATGTAAACGACACCGCAACGCTGAGTGTGTTCCTTGCAAAAACAACCATTTCTATGTGGAATCGACGGGCCAATGCAAACGATGTCAAAAGTGTCCACCTGGGCACTACGTCAGCAGACTGTGTGGAATACGTAATGACACTGTGTGTAAACCGTGTCCGGAAGGCACGTATATTGAGAGTTCGGGGTTACATCTATACTGTTCCGCATGCAGTTTCTGTAGGTTGGGTGAACAGACAATTAGCGCATGTAAAACTGACTATAACACACGATGTGGGAGCTGTTCTCCAG gCTACTTCCGGCTTCAATCTTCTTACGAGTGTGCAAAGTGCTCTGTGTGCTACAGGGAATACCCCGGCTACACGATGGAGGTAGATGAATGCCGTAAGGAAGAACTTGACAATGATACTATTTGTATGCCAGTAGCCTATCCGCCTTACGGATACTCGAATGACGATGAATATG ATTATGAGTTGGCCATGCCTGGGGGTATTACCGCTTCTCGGATGCATGTTTTCGATGGTGAATTAATAGCAGTTTGTATATTGGTCGGTGTAATTATCGTGTTACTTATCGCGATAATCGTCTTTGTGGTGGTATTCCATAAAAGAAAATCGAAACGAGAACAAGTGAATGAAACGAAGAAGTCATTAATAATGACAGTGTTTGAGAAAGTGAGTGTCTGGATAACTGAAAGTAATGATTTGAAATCTACAATGTATAGGGCTAACAGTGAACCCAGTATTTTTAAACCTGCTCAGGTAAAATCGAAACGAAATTCATATCCAACAGATTTTTCAGTAGATAAAGATCCGGAGTCGGGACGAGTAACATCCATTACGAATAAGAATAATGAACAGGACGATTTTGACATGATGTCAGTCTCGCACGATGACCTGCCTTCTGCAAAACCGAAGGAAATGGGCTCGTGTAAGTCTTGTATGGACATGACCGACAATACAGTGGCTACAACAAGAGAAGGGTTTAACTGTGCGTCTACTATACAACTGGTGTATTCTATCGACCACTACGATAACAATGATTCCCAGGAGGTCTCAATAACTCACAGTGGTACACTTCACCTTCAAAATACCAACCATTCCCGAATGCGTAACATTACAATGATAGATACCGGTTATCACTCTGCCACAACAAGCGGGGGCATCTTACCAGAGAAGGACACGTATCCTATTTTTACTGACCAAAAATCAGAGTCAGAACATAGATCTGGAGATGGTGGAATTAGTTCATATCAATCCGACGACGCCCTACTACAGAGTGAACTTTCCGCCGAGAAAGACGGAGTATCTACACTATTTTCCATAACGGCTGATATAAATGTTCAAGCTTCCTCATCGTTGACCACGACTACATGTAATTACGCATCTTTAACCTGTCAACCTTGTTACAATCCTATTGAGTTAGAGAGTGAAAGTTGCGGTGCGTCGATGATATATTTAAGAGAtgcaaacaataaagaaatagAACTTATGAAATTAACTGCAAACCCGAAATCTACATTTCATGATAGAGCAGTGCTACATAGGTCGAACAGAGATAGCATATTAGACGAAAGAGGTCAAAGACGCAAATGTCACTCCGACCCCTTGGAATCGGCTTCCAAGGGGAAATGTACCGTCCATTCGCCTGCTCATGCCATGCGGCAATCGACTGACCCTACATTGTATTATTCAGAAAGCCAGATGGATTCTTATTTAAGAAGGTGTTCCTGTGCGGACAGGTTAATATAG
- the LOC117329989 gene encoding uncharacterized protein LOC117329989, protein MSSNIGTSIGGAFINWFSEDVMPKFATAVDLTVLLISIILNVLLIVMFNKKHLFLDPANRLVFQLIIVDILAWLFILIPGAVVALRGQWDLPMSVCYAQVVMVNSIYLVMFGLITTLFIERTVLVRNPKLHEKVFGKVSHVNIISFLIWGIDFGIASVPTSGWSRIDYDFYHGSCTVYHESNVYYAIILFMFGMGLSILSGVVCVPIILKSRKERIVFENAEAAKIEAELRRKKRMETIAEEKKEAEKNKDDKDLEKKSLTPHAKQGWTDTKQPDQHKDNKTRNRKGKKRARRARTPKRRDKRLLEDDYDDPDFHLTVTYLIMWVLILILWLPYFIVVFRHAISNDLEFWRGYYSITIIIALFSFCIKPIIYLSHNRHMQEKTKNTIPDNVVNRATALRMSFSDVVDKLDKIVFKSPRPQPSIQTTVKAHSIAMNWMKKSNVKGEEAKPEVRGTGDNGKDTNKFDKSQNPGNEIAKNETDISKSISPNPSEEAGILPKVTTSTSPGPLETSTAIGARESTLIDIEGTEQVTDRWPLTRSPEHISRM, encoded by the coding sequence ATGAGTTCTAATATCGGAACATCCATCGGCGGAGCATTTATCAACTGGTTTTCCGAGGATGTTATGCCAAAATTTGCTACAGCTGTCGACTTGACTGTACTGCTCATTAGCATAATCCTCAATGTTCTCCTGATAGTAATGTTCAACAAGAAACATTTGTTCCTGGATCCTGCTAATAGACTTGTGTTTCAGCTGATTATTGTGGATATTCTCGCTTGGCTGTTTATTCTCATCCCAGGGGCGGTGGTAGCCTTGAGGGGACAATGGGATCTACCAATGTCTGTGTGTTACGCCCAGGTGGTTATGGTGAACTCCATCTACCTTGTGATGTTCGGTCTCATCACTACGTTATTTATAGAGAGGACAGTTTTAGTTAGGAATCCAAAGTTACACGAGAAAGTGTTTGGAAAGGTTTCCCATgttaatataatttcatttctaATCTGGGGTATCGATTTCGGCATCGCTTCCGTTCCGACGTCTGGATGGAGTCGCATTGACTACGACTTCTATCATGGAAGTTGTACTGTCTATCACGAATCCAACGTATACTATGCcattatactgtttatgttCGGCATGGGATTATCCATCTTGTCCGGTGTTGTCTGCGTTCCTATAATTCTAAAATCACGAAAGGAGAGAATCGTGTTTGAAAATGCAGAAGCCGCTAAGATTGAGGCAGAACTTCGTCGTAAGAAGCGGATGGAGACAATCGCAGAAGAGAAAAAAGaagcagaaaaaaataaagacgACAAGGATTTAGAAAAGAAATCTCTTACTCCTCATGCCAAACAAGGATGGACAGACACTAAACAACCAGATCAACATAAAGATAATAAAACAAGGAACAGGAAAGGGAAAAAGAGAGCACGGCGTGCTAGAACGCCGAAACGGCGAGACAAGCGTCTACTAGAGGATGATTACGATGACCCCGACTTCCACCTTACGGTCACATATTTGATAATGTGGGtacttatattgatattgtggCTACCTTACTTTATAGTGGTATTCCGACACGCGATCAGCAACGATCTAGAGTTCTGGAGAGGATACTACTCTATTACCATCATAATTGCCCTCTTCAGTTTTTGTATCAAACCGATCATATATCTGTCTCATAATAGACATATGCAAGAGAAAACAAAGAATACTATCCCAGACAATGTCGTCAATAGAGCAACAGCCCTTCGGATGTCTTTCAGTGACGTTGTTGACAAACTCGataaaatagtgtttaaatCTCCAAGGCCTCAGCCGTCTATCCAGACGACGGTGAAAGCCCATTCTATAGCTATGAATTGGATGAAGAAGTCGAATGTGAAAGGCGAAGAAGCTAAACCAGAAGTGAGGGGTACGGGAGATAATGGTAAAGATACAAACAAATTTGACAAATCACAAAACCCTGGGAACGAAATAGCTAAAAACGAAACGGACATTTCTAAGTCGATTTCTCCTAACCCGTCTGAGGAAGCGGGTATACTCCCTAAGGTGACTACCTCCACATCACCAGGTCCATTGGAAACTAGTACTGCTATAGGGGCCAGGGAATCAACCTTGATCGATATCGAGGGCACCGAACAAGTAACGGACAGGTGGCCATTGACTAGATCACCAGAACACATTTCACGTATGTGA
- the LOC117328901 gene encoding uncharacterized protein LOC117328901 isoform X2 yields the protein MYATFIIVMGIYIVICSQVTAHSPTCTWKGNYWSLLPNGEGQCAPCSACPAGQYIRAHCTKRTDTRCVRCQHGYFSLGGFKKKCSKCRKPICQPGYRYIRCKRHRNAECVPCKNNHFYVESTGQCKRCQKCPPGHYVSRLCGIRNDTVCKPCPEGTYIESSGLHLYCSACSFCRLGEQTISACKTDYNTRCGSCSPGYFRLQSSYECAKCSVCYREYPGYTMEVDECRKEELDNDTICMPVAYPPYGYSNDDEYDYELAMPGGITASRMHVFDGELIAVCILVGVIIVLLIAIIVFVVVFHKRKSKREQVNETKKSLIMTVFEKVSVWITESNDLKSTMYRANSEPSIFKPAQVKSKRNSYPTDFSVDKDPESGRVTSITNKNNEQDDFDMMSVSHDDLPSAKPKEMGSCKSCMDMTDNTVATTREGFNCASTIQLVYSIDHYDNNDSQEVSITHSGTLHLQNTNHSRMRNITMIDTGYHSATTSGGILPEKDTYPIFTDQKSESEHRSGDGGISSYQSDDALLQSELSAEKDGVSTLFSITADINVQASSSLTTTTCNYASLTCQPCYNPIELESESCGASMIYLRDANNKEIELMKLTANPKSTFHDRAVLHRSNRDSILDERGQRRKCHSDPLESASKGKCTVHSPAHAMRQSTDPTLYYSESQMDSYLRRCSCADRLI from the exons ATGTATGCTACATTTATAATTGTAATGGGCATATACATCGTCATATGTAGTCAG GTGACAGCACATTCACCGACTTGTACATGGAAAGGTAACTACTGGTCACTGCTTCCGAACGGAGAGGGTCAATGTGCACCGTGCTCTGCATGTCCAGCCGGACAATATATACGTGCTCATTGTACAAAGAGAACTGACACAAGATGTGTGCGATGCCAACACGGTTACTTTTCACTTGGAGGCTTCAAAAAGAAATGTAGCAAATGTCGCAAACCAATTTGTCAGCCAGGCTATAGATATATAAGATGTAAACGACACCGCAACGCTGAGTGTGTTCCTTGCAAAAACAACCATTTCTATGTGGAATCGACGGGCCAATGCAAACGATGTCAAAAGTGTCCACCTGGGCACTACGTCAGCAGACTGTGTGGAATACGTAATGACACTGTGTGTAAACCGTGTCCGGAAGGCACGTATATTGAGAGTTCGGGGTTACATCTATACTGTTCCGCATGCAGTTTCTGTAGGTTGGGTGAACAGACAATTAGCGCATGTAAAACTGACTATAACACACGATGTGGGAGCTGTTCTCCAG gCTACTTCCGGCTTCAATCTTCTTACGAGTGTGCAAAGTGCTCTGTGTGCTACAGGGAATACCCCGGCTACACGATGGAGGTAGATGAATGCCGTAAGGAAGAACTTGACAATGATACTATTTGTATGCCAGTAGCCTATCCGCCTTACGGATACTCGAATGACGATGAATATG ATTATGAGTTGGCCATGCCTGGGGGTATTACCGCTTCTCGGATGCATGTTTTCGATGGTGAATTAATAGCAGTTTGTATATTGGTCGGTGTAATTATCGTGTTACTTATCGCGATAATCGTCTTTGTGGTGGTATTCCATAAAAGAAAATCGAAACGAGAACAAGTGAATGAAACGAAGAAGTCATTAATAATGACAGTGTTTGAGAAAGTGAGTGTCTGGATAACTGAAAGTAATGATTTGAAATCTACAATGTATAGGGCTAACAGTGAACCCAGTATTTTTAAACCTGCTCAGGTAAAATCGAAACGAAATTCATATCCAACAGATTTTTCAGTAGATAAAGATCCGGAGTCGGGACGAGTAACATCCATTACGAATAAGAATAATGAACAGGACGATTTTGACATGATGTCAGTCTCGCACGATGACCTGCCTTCTGCAAAACCGAAGGAAATGGGCTCGTGTAAGTCTTGTATGGACATGACCGACAATACAGTGGCTACAACAAGAGAAGGGTTTAACTGTGCGTCTACTATACAACTGGTGTATTCTATCGACCACTACGATAACAATGATTCCCAGGAGGTCTCAATAACTCACAGTGGTACACTTCACCTTCAAAATACCAACCATTCCCGAATGCGTAACATTACAATGATAGATACCGGTTATCACTCTGCCACAACAAGCGGGGGCATCTTACCAGAGAAGGACACGTATCCTATTTTTACTGACCAAAAATCAGAGTCAGAACATAGATCTGGAGATGGTGGAATTAGTTCATATCAATCCGACGACGCCCTACTACAGAGTGAACTTTCCGCCGAGAAAGACGGAGTATCTACACTATTTTCCATAACGGCTGATATAAATGTTCAAGCTTCCTCATCGTTGACCACGACTACATGTAATTACGCATCTTTAACCTGTCAACCTTGTTACAATCCTATTGAGTTAGAGAGTGAAAGTTGCGGTGCGTCGATGATATATTTAAGAGAtgcaaacaataaagaaatagAACTTATGAAATTAACTGCAAACCCGAAATCTACATTTCATGATAGAGCAGTGCTACATAGGTCGAACAGAGATAGCATATTAGACGAAAGAGGTCAAAGACGCAAATGTCACTCCGACCCCTTGGAATCGGCTTCCAAGGGGAAATGTACCGTCCATTCGCCTGCTCATGCCATGCGGCAATCGACTGACCCTACATTGTATTATTCAGAAAGCCAGATGGATTCTTATTTAAGAAGGTGTTCCTGTGCGGACAGGTTAATATAG
- the LOC117329988 gene encoding uncharacterized protein LOC117329988 has translation MTILCCERTIKLWKPAIHENGFEKNRHGVIIVIAVWLVCVGVSALPLTGYGEADYIPLQQRCVIHDDNHIHMHLLFVFGIYIPSTIVCLCGIFTYTRKRQIVLSLSKLNKQVENINMKLTKTADENSAASSPKRHSSERNDLSVSEIIEGSTQGISHTATESVLIQEGKSVTSRDYRTVSEPIHHMSHDDASTDVTPDREDDVSSKVSQPMTPRTVNDTKIEILSSGINRDKTKLSKVKVMFNVYQSSAEERDITLTVSYILMFLVVLGLWLPYVVLLYLDNDEGTVWGGWFSLVVLLSDISYCIKPVVYLSHNRVLKKAAMASFPESVRKRAAKTQEALKTISKKLDSLVFIRMPDTKSLIDIERDRVRVSPTV, from the coding sequence ATGACTATCCTTTGCTGTGAAAGGACAATTAAACTATGGAAACCGGCAATCCACGAAAatggttttgaaaaaaatcgaCACGGTGTCATCATTGTAATTGCCGTGTGGTTAGTGTGTGTCGGTGTATCCGCACTTCCGCTGACCGGTTACGGAGAGGCAGACTACATCCCGCTCCAACAACGATGTGTTATCCACGACGATAACCATATCCACATGCACCTACTCTTTGTGTTTGGAATATACATCCCGTCTACCATTGTATGCCTTTGTGGAATTTTCACATATACTCGCAAGCGACAAATTGTTTTGTCCTTGTCAAAATTGAATAAACAAGTCgaaaatatcaatatgaaaCTGACCAAGACAGCAGATGAAAATTCAGCTGCATCATCACCTAAACGGCATTCTTCTGAACGAAATGATTTAAGTGTGAGCGAAATAATTGAGGGGTCCACACAGGGTATTTCCCATACTGCTACAGAATCGGTACTAATTCAAGAGGGTAAATCCGTAACAAGCAGGGATTATAGAACTGTATCCGAGCCTATACACCATATGTCACATGATGACGCGTCTACTGACGTCACACCGGATAGAGAAGATGATGTTAGTAGTAAAGTAAGTCAACCAATGACACCCAGAACTGTAAATGAcacaaaaatagaaatattatcaAGTGGTATAAACAGAGATAAAACCAAACTATCAAAAGTCAAAGTGATGTTCAATGTTTACCAATCATCCGCAGAagaaagggacataactctaacCGTCAGTTACATTCTGATGTTTTTGGTGGTGTTGGGTTTGTGGCTGCCGTATGTGGTGCTGTTATACTTGGATAATGACGAGGGTACTGTTTGGGGTGGCTGGTTCTCTCTCGTCGTGTTATTGTCCGACATATCTTATTGTATCAAGCCAGTTGTCTACCTTAGTCACAACCGGGTCCTAAAGAAGGCAGCTATGGCGTCATTTCCAGAGTCAGTGAGGAAACGGGCAGCGAAGACACAAGAAGCACTCAAGACAATCTCGAAGAAACTCGATAGTTTAGTTTTTATACGAATGCCGGATACCAAATCGTTAATAGACATAGAAAGGGACAGGGTACGCGTATCACCAACGGTTTAA
- the LOC117328902 gene encoding heat shock 70 kDa protein 12B-like yields the protein MATKKPKRLQPDPKTSYKPPGCIDATRLGVQKKNMKDMPYILAAAIDFGTTFSGYAFSTQFEYKLSPLKVSNMTWTAGSGNLLSLKTSTCILFKPDGSFHSFGFDAEDKYADLLETQKHGSWYFFRRFKMSLYEQQNISRTMKIRDQNGREMLAMKVFSSSIQFLKEHLLAKCQERGTQVLMSDIRWVLTMPAIWSDKAKQFMRESAEKAGIPGAQLVMALEAEAAALYCKYLPVSDLAVGQEGNVSIFKPGAKYMVLDMGGGTVDITVHKVEEGLQLKEVHMANGGDWGGTMVDTEFENLLANILGQDVFDKFKRQHVSDLLELQRSFETKKRCIHSASDSKITFTLPCSLLDIFEESNKGKSVEDHVAHDKDYANNLTWKNDKLRMKSEIARKLFEPSVRKIIDHVTDLLKKSEVEDIDAIILVGGFSECPILHDEISRRFSNKRLVIPNQAGLAVLIGAVINGHELEAVTERISRFTYGVGANVAFILGLHDPLLMFLDHDDGLPRCSNGFSVHVRAGETVPVGLSCEPRRYVVVAKDQKQLPVQLYTTKDPDPIYVFEEGVTSIGDLIVEMPDTTKGLNRGVDVVFTFGGAEIEVKAIDMHTQKENSAYFNFLG from the exons ATGGCAACTAAGAAACCAAAACGCCTACAACCCGATCCAAAGACCAGCTACAAACCTCCTGGTTGTATAGATGCTACTAGACTCGGCGTACAG AAGAAGAATATGAAAGATATGCCGTACATCCTGGCTGCTGCTATCGACTTTGGGACAACCTTCTCTGGGTATGCGTTTTCGACACAATTTGAATATAAACTATCACCATTGAAAGTATCCAATATGACCTGGACTGCTGGATCCGGCAATCTCCTCTCTCTGAAGACGTCCACGTGCATTCTGTTTAAACCGGATGGTAGTTTCCATTCATTTGGATTCGATGCAGAAGATAAATACGCTGATCTGCTTGAAACACAGAAACATGGGTCCTGGTATTTTTTTCGACGATTCAAAATGAGTCTTTACGAACAGCAG AACATTTCCCGAACTATGAAGATAAGAGATCAGAATGGAAGAGAGATGCTGGCGATGAAGGTGTTTTCTAGCTCTATCCAATTTCTGAAAGAACATTTATTGGCAAAATGTCAAGAGAGAGGTACACAGGTCTTGATGTCGGATATCCGTTGGGTACTGACGATGCCAGCTATCTGGAGCGATAAGGCCAAGCAGTTCATGAGGGAGTCTGCTGAAAAG GCAGGAATACCTGGTGCACAACTTGTGATGGCACTGGAGGCTGAGGCCGCCGCACTGTACTGCAAATACCTCCCAGTCAGCGATCTGGCTGTCGGACAGGAAGGCAACGTGTCAATCTTCAAACCAGGGGCCAAATACATGGTACTGGATATGGGAG GAGGAACCGTCGACATTACAGTTCACAAGGTCGAAGAAGGACTGCAATTAAAAGAGGTTCATATGGCTAATGGCGGTGATTGGGGTGGAACTATGGTTGACACAGAATTCGAAAATCTGCTGGCCAACATTTTGGGACAGGATGtttttgacaaattcaaacgGCAACATGTTTCAGACCTTTTGGAACTTCAACGGAGTTTCGAGACGAAAAAGAGATGTATTCATTCTGCGTCTGACTCTAAAATAACTTTCACCCTTCCCTGTAGTTTACTTGACATCTTTGAGGAGAGCAATAAGGGAAAATCTGTAGAAGACCATGTTGCACACGATAAAGACTACGCCAATAATCTGACATGGAAAAACGATAAGCTACGTATGAAGTCTGAGATTGCCAGAAAATTATTTGAGCCATCCGTCCGAAAAATCATAGACCATGTCACGGACCTGTTGAAAAAGTCGGAAGTAGAGGACATCGACGCGATCATCCTGGTTGGTGGATTTTCCGAATGTCCAATTCTACATGATGAAATATCCAGAAGGTTTTCTAACAAGAGGCTCGTGATCCCAAACCAAGCTGGTTTGGCTGTACTGATAGGCGCTGTCATTAATGGACATGAGCTTGAAGCAGTAACCGAAAGGATCAGCCGATTCACCTATGGTGTTGGAGCGAATGTCGCCTTCATACTAGGGTTACATGATCCGCTATTAATGTTTTTAGACCATGATGATGGACTCCCACGCTGCTCGAATGGTTTTTCTGTGCACGTGCGGGCTGGTGAAACAGTTCCGGTCGGTCTAAGCTGCGAACCACGACGTTACGTGGTAGTCGCAAAAGATCAAAAGCAGCTCCCAGTTCAACTTTACACCACGAAAGATCCTGACCCGATATATGTGTTTGAAGAGGGGGTAACAAGTATCGGGGATTTGATAGTTGAAATGCCTGATACCACAAAGGGTTTGAATCGTGGAGTGGATGTTGTTTTTACGTTTGGTGGTGCGGAGATTGAAGTAAAAGCGATTGATATGCacacacaaaaagaaaacagtGCATATTTTAACTTCCTTGGATAG